Below is a genomic region from Flammeovirgaceae bacterium SG7u.111.
TTGGAATGTTTGCAAAAGCTGGCCAACCTCCATCGGAAGACTTTGGGCTTCACCATTGTTGGAATAACAGGCTCGAATGGAAAAACGACGACCAAGGAGCTAGCTTACCGAGTCCTTTCCCAAAAATATGAAACAGCAAGTACCCCGGGAAATTTCAACAACCATATAGGCGTGCCGCTTACCCTTTTGGGCATAGGCGCTGAAACGGAAATGGTAGTGCTGGAACTAGGCGATAATCACCCTGGTGAAATCATGGAGCTTTGCCAGATTTCCGAACCAGACTTCGGGCTGATCACCAACATCGGGAAAGACCATTTGGAGGGATTTGGTAGCATGGAAGCCAACATCCGAGCAAAAAGCGAATTATTTGACCACCTTTTGCGAAACGGGGGAAATGTATTTGTGAATTCTATCGATCCTATCCTCAAAAATATGTCGAAGCGTTTTGCCAGCCCAATTATGTATGGGGCTGAAGGCGATGCCCATTTTGCCCAGTTAGAAAGCGCTAATCCATTTATTCATTACCGAGCTGGAGACACATTGGTAAAAACCCAAATGACAGGAGCGTATAACTTCGAAAATATGATGGCGGCGATAGCTCTGGGGCAATATTTTGAAGTAGAAGAAGAAAAAATCCACCAAGCTATAGGGTCGTATATCCCTCAAAACAATCGATCGCAATGGATAGAAAAAGGGAGTAATACCATTCTGTTAGATGCCTACAACGCCAATCCATCGTCGGTAGAAGCTGCTATTGAAAGTTTTGCTCAGTTGGAAACGGATAAGGAGAAAGTCCTGATATTAGGAGATATGTTTGAGCTGGGAAGCATCAGCCAAAGCGAGCACCAAAATATGGTAGCACTTGCTAAGCAACAAGGTTTTGCCAAGCTTATTTTCTGTGGGAATTTGTATTATGAGCAAAAAAACAAAGACGATTTATTCTTTCCCAAAAGAG
It encodes:
- the murF gene encoding UDP-N-acetylmuramoyl-tripeptide--D-alanyl-D-alanine ligase gives rise to the protein MELAEIYQLFSASSGVCTDTRKITDGCIFFALKGASFNGNAFAKDALAKGASYAVVDEEQFAGIEKAILVEDVLECLQKLANLHRKTLGFTIVGITGSNGKTTTKELAYRVLSQKYETASTPGNFNNHIGVPLTLLGIGAETEMVVLELGDNHPGEIMELCQISEPDFGLITNIGKDHLEGFGSMEANIRAKSELFDHLLRNGGNVFVNSIDPILKNMSKRFASPIMYGAEGDAHFAQLESANPFIHYRAGDTLVKTQMTGAYNFENMMAAIALGQYFEVEEEKIHQAIGSYIPQNNRSQWIEKGSNTILLDAYNANPSSVEAAIESFAQLETDKEKVLILGDMFELGSISQSEHQNMVALAKQQGFAKLIFCGNLYYEQKNKDDLFFPKREELERFILKNPFENTCFLLKGSRGMALEKLVEVI